The region GCGCTCGGGCGCAAATGCCGCTATCGCGTCGTGGTTCGCCGGAGCCGTTGCCTTCGCACTCATCAAGTTCATCTATCCCGAACAGATCGCGCATCTGCCCGGCGATCTAACGACCACCATCACTGTCGCAGGCCCTGTGCTCTGCTCGCTGGCAACGTTTATCGCAGTGGGGCTCATCTGGCCTGCGAACAAAACCGCGGCAGATCAACTGCTCGCTCTCATCAACGATCCCAACGCTTCCAACACCATTCACCAGACCACATAATCGTAGAGAGCCATGAGAATCAGCCTGACCGAAAGACCACTGCCCCTACCGTTGATCGCCGCCTCCCGCGCAGAGATGGGAAGCAGAGCAGCCGAGGAGATCGCCAGCGAACTGCGCCATCGACTGCAGAAGCAGGAGAGCGTCCGCATGATCTTCGCCGCGGCTCCCAGCCAGTCGGAGATGCTCGCAGCGCTCATCGAAGCTCCCGGGATCGACTGGACGCGCGTCACCGCCTTCCACATGGATGAGTACCTTGGCCTGTCTCCCGGCGCTCCGCAGCGCTTCGGCCTGTGGCTGCGCCGCGCGATCTTCGACCACCTGCCGTTCGCCGCGGTCGAGCTGCTCGATCCCGGCGACGATCCTGAAGCCTCCGCAGCCGCCTACGCCGCAAAGCTCGCCGCTGCGCCCATCGATATCGTCTGTTGCGGAATCGGCGCCAACGGCCATCTCGCCTTCAACGATCCGCCCGCCGACCTCAATGACCCGGCAGATGTAAAGGTAGTCGAGCTCGATCGCGCCTGCCGTCAGCAGCAGGTTGATGATCGCTGCTTCGAACGCATCGAAGACGTGCCGACCCACGCCCTCACGCTAACGATTCCGCGCCTGCTCAACAGCAGCCGCATCTTCTGCTGCGTCCCCGGCGCGCTCAAAAAGACCGCGGTCCGCCGCACCCTGCGCGATCCCATCAGCGGGCAGGTCCCCGCCACCGCACTGCGAACGCACGCAAACTGGTCGCTCTACCTCGACCGCGACTCAGCCAGCGAACTGAGCGCCGGATGAACAGCATCCGCGGTCGCGATCCGCAGACAGGGCGCGGCATTGAAGCCGTCCTGCGCGACGGCGTCATCGTAGCTGTAAACGAAGTACCCGCAGAGGAGAACCTCTGGCTTGCGCCCGGCCTCATCGACCTGCAGGTGAACGGTTATCGCGGCTTCGATCTCAACGCCGACTCGCTTACACCGGATACCGTCATCGATCTCGCCCGCGCAGTGCTCGCCACCGGCGTCACCGCGTTTCTCCCCACCATCATCACGGCGCCGGAGGAGAAGATCGTCGCCTGCCTGCAAGCCATCGCTGCTGCGCGACAGCGCGTGCCATGGCTCCAGCACATGATCCCCGGCGTCCACGTCGAAGGCCCTCATCTCTCCTCGCAGGACGGACCTCGCGGCGCTCACCCCTGCGAGCACATCCGTCCACCCTCCATCAACGAATTCGAGCGCTGGCAGCGCGCCTGCGCAAACCTCGTTACGCTGGTGACTGTCTCTCCGCACTGGCCGGACGCGACGGCTTACATCCATGCGTTGCGTGAGCGCGGCGTCCTGGTCTCCATCGGCCACACGGACGCCTCGGCCGGGCAGATTCACGCCGCCGTCGATGCGGGCGCCACGCTCTCGACGCATCTGGGCAACGGCGTCGCCGCCATGCTGCCGCGCCACCCCAACCTGCTCTGGGCACAAATGGCAGAAGACCGTCTGACCGCCATGCTGATCGCAGACGGCCACCACCTGCCCGCCGACACCCTCAAGGTGATGCTGCGGTCCAAGGGGCTCGACCGCGTCATCATCACGTCGGACGCGGTCGCACTGGCCGGCATGCCTCCCGGGCTCTACAGCACGCCCGTAGGCGGGCAGGTCGAGCTGACCGAAGACGGCCGCCTCTGCCTGCCGGGAACGCGGCTGCTCGCAGGCTCGGTCACGCCCCTGAAGGACGCTGTGGCTCTCGTGGCCAACACGCAGCTCAGCCTCGCCGACGCGCTGCGGCTCGCAACGGAAAACCCGGCACGAATTCTCGGCCGGACCTCAGGCCTGAAGGCAGGAGCCAGCGCGGACCTCATTCGCTTCACATGGCAACCCGGAGCGGAGCTTCGGATCGAGACCGTCCTGCTCCAGGGCACTTCCGTAGCGACGAGTCCATAACCCCTGGCTTTGCGAAGGCCGACACCAGTTCGATGGAGACCTGCTTCAGGAGGAAGGTTGGGTATCCGCTTTGGCTGGTGCGGGGGAGCCTTTCTGGATGGTGCGAAAGACCTGCGCTACCTCGCGGTCGAGGGTGGCGAAGTCGAGGTCGATGACGCTGCGGCGAGGATGGAGGATGACGTCGACAGGGCCCTGGAGCAGGGCGATGTTGCGGCGCACGGCCTCGCGCATGCGGCGCTTGATGCGGTTGCGGTCGACAGCCTTGCCCATCACCTTGCCGACGGTAAGGCCGACGCGGGGAGTATCGGGCTGGCCGGCGAGCGCGGGGCGCTGGGCGAAAAAGAAGGTCATCTGTCGGGAGAACTGTTTGCGACTCGCCTGATAGACGCGCTGGTAGTCGGCGTGTTTGCGGAGACGGAAGGTGAGCGCCATGAGGACAGGCCGGGACGGAATGGATTCAGGAGCGCCCGTGAGCTTTCAGTTTAGAGCATTTCCTGCGATGCGATGGTTTCCGGAACGCTTGCCGGGAGTACCCGGGCTTTGGTGGTGATGCGGATTCGCCGCGCATCCTGCAAAACCCACCTTAGCTTCGCGAAGGTGGGGCGCCCGGTTTGGTGGCTGCGCGGAGTTCATCCATGAGCAGCCGGAGCTGAGTACGGCTGCGATTGCTGAGGCAGAGGATCTCGACGCCGAGATGACCGGAGGGCCGCACCTGGCGCACGATCGAATGAACACGAAAGCTGAGGCGGTTGACCTCGAAGCGCATCTCGATCTGGTCGCCGATGAGGTACCCGGCGCCTTCACTGGAATCCATTGACTCGCGAGGCTGGATGAGACAGCCGTCCAGGCAGAGATTGAGGATGCGTCCTTTGCGCAGGTACCAGTTCTGAATCTGGAACTCGACGGGACCGTGGCAGTCGAAGCGCGGGCTGCGGCGTCGCTCCTGGAGTTCTTTGAGGCTGGGCTTGGGATCTCGAATGAGTGTCTGCTCCGCGGCCTGGCGTGCGCCTTCTCTTAAGAGGTGCT is a window of Edaphobacter sp. 12200R-103 DNA encoding:
- a CDS encoding PilZ domain-containing protein encodes the protein MRDPKPSLKELQERRRSPRFDCHGPVEFQIQNWYLRKGRILNLCLDGCLIQPRESMDSSEGAGYLIGDQIEMRFEVNRLSFRVHSIVRQVRPSGHLGVEILCLSNRSRTQLRLLMDELRAATKPGAPPSRS
- a CDS encoding N-acetylglucosamine-6-phosphate deacetylase codes for the protein MNSIRGRDPQTGRGIEAVLRDGVIVAVNEVPAEENLWLAPGLIDLQVNGYRGFDLNADSLTPDTVIDLARAVLATGVTAFLPTIITAPEEKIVACLQAIAAARQRVPWLQHMIPGVHVEGPHLSSQDGPRGAHPCEHIRPPSINEFERWQRACANLVTLVTVSPHWPDATAYIHALRERGVLVSIGHTDASAGQIHAAVDAGATLSTHLGNGVAAMLPRHPNLLWAQMAEDRLTAMLIADGHHLPADTLKVMLRSKGLDRVIITSDAVALAGMPPGLYSTPVGGQVELTEDGRLCLPGTRLLAGSVTPLKDAVALVANTQLSLADALRLATENPARILGRTSGLKAGASADLIRFTWQPGAELRIETVLLQGTSVATSP
- the rnpA gene encoding ribonuclease P protein component, with the protein product MALTFRLRKHADYQRVYQASRKQFSRQMTFFFAQRPALAGQPDTPRVGLTVGKVMGKAVDRNRIKRRMREAVRRNIALLQGPVDVILHPRRSVIDLDFATLDREVAQVFRTIQKGSPAPAKADTQPSS
- a CDS encoding glucosamine-6-phosphate deaminase, with protein sequence MRISLTERPLPLPLIAASRAEMGSRAAEEIASELRHRLQKQESVRMIFAAAPSQSEMLAALIEAPGIDWTRVTAFHMDEYLGLSPGAPQRFGLWLRRAIFDHLPFAAVELLDPGDDPEASAAAYAAKLAAAPIDIVCCGIGANGHLAFNDPPADLNDPADVKVVELDRACRQQQVDDRCFERIEDVPTHALTLTIPRLLNSSRIFCCVPGALKKTAVRRTLRDPISGQVPATALRTHANWSLYLDRDSASELSAG